A part of Miscanthus floridulus cultivar M001 chromosome 6, ASM1932011v1, whole genome shotgun sequence genomic DNA contains:
- the LOC136458462 gene encoding RGG repeats nuclear RNA binding protein A-like: protein MGTKNQFDLLVDVDNDDPSHLIAAAEKKAAASPKPAPAAPAKLPTKPPPPAQAVKESRNYGAPARDGAGRGRGGFRGGRTGPRREFGEGNANGVEGGYGGGGFGDSGFPRREEGDGKAMERGRGPRQPYRGGGRRGGYTDGEAGDESARPPRRAYERHSGTGRGYEMKREGAGRGNWGTVTDEALAQETVETEGTPAVAEDENKPEEVPQSEAEKGKEGEPTEAEEPEDKEMTLEEYEKVLEKRKALLGLKSEERKVEVDKELQSMQQLSVKKGDDEIFIKLGSDKDKKKENSEKDERAKKSVSINEFLKPAEGERYYSPGGRGRGRGRGRGDRGGFRGGYSPREFAAAPAPAIQDQAQFPSLGGK, encoded by the exons ATGGGCACGAAGAACCAGTTCGATCTCCTCGTCGACGTCGACAACGACGACCCCTCCCACCTCATCGCGGCCGCCGAGAAGAAGGCGGCCGCGTCGCCCAAGCCGGCGCCCGCCGCCCCGGCCAAGCTGCCCACCAAGCCGCCACCGCCCGCGCAGGCTG TTAAGGAGTCCAGGAACTATGGTGCTCCAGCTCGTGATGGGGCAGGACGTGGTAGAGGTGGCTTCCGTGGAGGCAGGACGGGCCCAAGGCGTGAATTTGGTGAGGGCAATGCCAATGGCGTTGAGGGAGGTTATGGCGGCGGTGGTTTTGGAGATAGTGGCTTCCCGCGGAGAGAGGAAGGTGATGGAAAGGCTATGGAAAGAGGCCGTGGACCACGTCAACCTTACCGTGGGGGTGGCCGCCGCGGTGGCTATACTGATGGCGAGGCTGGTGATGAGTCTGCTCGGCCCCCTCGCCGGGCCTATGAGCGCCACAGTGGCACAGGTAGAGGATATGAAATGAAGCGTGAGGGAGCTGGCCGTGGCAACTGGGGAACTGTGACTGATGAGGCCCTTGCACA AGAGACAGTAGAAACTGAGGGGACTCCTGCTGTGGCTGAGGATGAAAACAAGCCAGAGGAGGTTCCACAGTCTGAGGCTGAGAAGGGCAAGGAGGGCGAACCAACTGAAGCAGAGGAGCCTGAAGATAAG GAGATGACATTGGAAGAATATGAGAAAGTATTGGAGAAAAGGAAAGCTTTACTTGGACTGAAGTCTGAAGAGAGAAAGGTTGAGGTGGACAAGGAGTTGCAGTCCATGCAACAGCTTTCAGTGAAAAAGGGTGACGATGAAATTTTCATCAAGCTG GGTTCTGACAAGGATAAGAAGaaagaaaactcagaaaaggATGAACGTGCCAAGAAG TCTGTCAGTATCAATGAATTCCTGAAGCCAGCTGAGGGTGAAAGGTACTACAGCCCTGGTGGCCGGGGTCGTGGTCGTGGCAGAGGCCGTGGTGACCGCGGGGGTTTCCGTGGTGGGTATAGCCCTCGGGAGTTCGCTGCTGCGCCAGCACCGGCGATTCAAGATCAAGCACAGTTTCCCTCACTCGGTGGGAAGTGA